The Temnothorax longispinosus isolate EJ_2023e chromosome 4, Tlon_JGU_v1, whole genome shotgun sequence genome has a window encoding:
- the LOC139812151 gene encoding uncharacterized protein, producing the protein MEESDILIMSHAIRHNQWMLKLKILSICKLINCHLPAPVNPTKYMFFKKFANIAKVQNHYYCPSCIIPLHFGNAKRINCPNCQSLYIETDLRRSGSFFVYISLKEQLRYLLSRLLFYQLQRNGDYGGISDVTSGQVYKTLLEKGIVNNFDISVQCNLDGVSTFKSSKMSMCPIQVAVNELLYRNRKDNIILTGLWCGKEKPVMDIYLRPFIDELKDLHENGINCLPPNFDKPVNIKVHTFLSPVDSVARCTLQNISQFNGEYGCSLCLHPGEHVKVGNGYARIYCGDKRRARTEDQHKIHAEMALAEGTHLSTVLKDLLYLCWYLFLIS; encoded by the coding sequence ATGGAAGAAAGCGATATTCTTATAATGAGTCATGCGATTCGTCACAATCAATGGATGCTGAAATTGAAGATCTTATCAATATGCAAGTTAATCAACTGCCATCTTCCGGCTCCAGTAAATcctacaaaatatatgttctttaAGAAATTTGCCAATATTGCTAAAGTTCAAAATCACTACTATTGTCCATCATGCATTATACCATTACATTTTGGAAATGCAAAAAGGATTAATTGTCCAAATTgtcaaagtttatatattgaGACAGATCTTCGACGTAGTGGTAGTTTTTTTGTATACATTTCTCTAAAGGAACAATtacgatatttattatcaaggCTATTGTTCTATCAATTGCAAAGGAATGGAGACTACGGTGGTATTTCGGATGTGACTAGTGGACAAgtgtataaaacattattagaGAAAGGGATTGTaaacaattttgatattagCGTGCAATGTAATCTAGATGGAGTTAGTACTTTTAAATCATCTAAAATGTCAATGTGCCCAATTCAAGTTGCAGTAAATGAACTTTTATACCGAAAcagaaaagataatattatattaacagGTTTGTGGTGCGGTAAGGAGAAACCTGTGATGGATATTTATCTGCGACCATTTATAGATGAATTGAAGGATTTACAtgaaaatggaattaattgtTTACCGCCAAATTTTGATAAACCTGTAAACATTAAAGTGCATACTTTCTTGTCACCCGTAGATTCAGTTGCCAGATGcactttacaaaatattagtCAATTTAATGGGGAATACGGGTGTTCTCTTTGTTTGCATCCAGGAGAACATGTAAAAGTTGGGAATGGTTATGCACGTATTTACTGTGGTGATAAACGCCGTGCAAGAACAGAAGATCAACACAAAATACATGCTGAAATGGCATTAGCAGAAGGTACACACCTGTCTACGGTGTTAAAGGACCTTCTTTATTTATGCTGGtacctatttttaatatcataa